In Mycobacterium gallinarum, a single window of DNA contains:
- a CDS encoding acyl-CoA dehydrogenase family protein, with translation MTTTAEHLRNALDGRWRDVKNQMREELSSEVFKPHYTPNTVIARTKVGEQLKIMAAQGAAEDGFKKEHGGNGDVGAAVTQIEMLAMSDLSLMVKAGVQWGLFGGAIENLGTERHHEAFVQRIIDLDLLGCFAMTETGHGSDVQALETTATYDPATQEFVIDSPTRTSRKDYIGGAAETARVAAVFAQLITPDGEGHGVHCFVVPIRDDEGNDLPGVTTSDCHYKGGLPGVDNGRIQFDHVRIPRENLLNKYADVAEDGTYTSPIENPNRRFFTMLGTLIRGRVTVGGSAGAAARVALDIATRYALERRQFEAPGADREVLIMDYLVHQRRLFPLIAKSYALQFAQNELVAKCHELQTADDPDAEEQRELESRAAGLKAANTWHATRAIQEAREACGGAGYLAENRLIALKADTDVFTTFEGDNHVLTQLVAKELLTAYADDIKGMSPVEWVRFAANFAGERVLKRTAAETIMQTILDTRQDNEEEGSLFNRGTQVKMFEDREQYILATVARRLQGKSKEMSAFDAFNSVQDHVLHAARAHIERIILEAFVAGVDSCEDDEAREILNMVCDLYALSVIEEDRAWFMEHRFLSTERAKAVTRGVNERCRNLRPYAELLVDGFGIPEQLRYAEMLHPENIIDT, from the coding sequence ATGACCACCACTGCGGAACATCTACGCAACGCCCTCGACGGCCGCTGGCGCGATGTGAAGAACCAGATGCGCGAGGAACTCTCCAGCGAGGTCTTCAAACCGCACTACACACCGAACACCGTCATCGCCCGCACGAAGGTGGGCGAGCAGTTGAAGATCATGGCCGCACAGGGCGCGGCCGAAGACGGGTTCAAGAAGGAGCACGGCGGCAACGGCGACGTCGGCGCGGCGGTGACCCAGATCGAGATGCTCGCCATGTCCGACCTGTCGCTGATGGTCAAGGCCGGCGTGCAGTGGGGTCTGTTCGGCGGTGCCATCGAGAACCTCGGCACCGAACGCCACCACGAGGCGTTCGTACAGCGGATCATCGACCTGGACCTGCTGGGCTGCTTCGCGATGACCGAGACCGGTCACGGCAGCGACGTGCAGGCGCTGGAGACCACCGCCACCTACGATCCCGCCACGCAAGAATTCGTGATCGACTCCCCCACCCGCACGTCGCGCAAGGACTACATAGGCGGCGCCGCCGAAACAGCCCGTGTCGCAGCGGTTTTCGCACAGCTGATCACTCCCGACGGCGAGGGGCACGGGGTGCACTGTTTCGTGGTGCCGATCCGCGACGACGAGGGCAACGATCTGCCGGGCGTGACCACCAGTGACTGCCACTACAAGGGCGGCTTGCCCGGGGTGGACAACGGACGCATCCAGTTCGACCACGTCCGCATCCCACGCGAGAACCTGCTCAACAAGTACGCCGATGTCGCCGAGGACGGGACGTACACCTCGCCGATCGAAAATCCCAACCGGCGGTTCTTCACGATGCTCGGGACACTGATCCGCGGCAGGGTCACCGTCGGCGGGAGTGCGGGCGCGGCCGCGCGCGTCGCGCTGGACATCGCGACCCGATACGCGTTGGAACGCAGGCAGTTCGAGGCGCCCGGCGCGGACCGCGAGGTGCTGATCATGGACTACCTGGTGCATCAGCGGCGGTTGTTCCCGCTGATCGCGAAGTCCTATGCACTTCAGTTCGCGCAGAACGAGCTCGTCGCCAAGTGTCACGAGTTGCAGACGGCTGACGACCCCGACGCCGAGGAACAGCGTGAGCTCGAGTCGCGGGCGGCAGGATTGAAGGCCGCCAACACCTGGCATGCCACCCGAGCGATCCAGGAGGCGCGTGAAGCCTGCGGTGGCGCAGGTTATCTCGCCGAGAACCGGCTGATCGCGTTGAAGGCCGACACCGACGTGTTCACCACCTTCGAGGGTGACAACCACGTGCTGACCCAGCTCGTCGCCAAAGAACTGCTGACCGCCTACGCCGACGACATCAAGGGCATGAGCCCGGTCGAATGGGTGCGGTTCGCGGCCAACTTCGCCGGCGAGCGGGTGCTCAAACGCACTGCGGCCGAGACGATCATGCAGACCATCCTCGACACCCGGCAGGACAACGAAGAAGAAGGCAGCCTCTTCAACCGCGGCACCCAGGTCAAGATGTTCGAGGACCGCGAGCAGTACATCCTGGCGACGGTGGCCCGACGCCTGCAGGGCAAGTCCAAGGAGATGAGCGCCTTCGATGCGTTCAACTCTGTGCAGGACCACGTGTTGCACGCCGCGCGCGCGCATATAGAGCGCATCATCCTCGAGGCGTTCGTGGCGGGCGTCGACTCGTGCGAGGACGACGAGGCGCGCGAGATCCTCAACATGGTGTGCGACCTGTATGCGCTCTCGGTGATCGAGGAAGACAGAGCCTGGTTCATGGAGCACCGTTTCCTGTCGACCGAACGCGCCAAGGCCGTCACTCGCGGCGTCAACGAGCGGTGCCGCAACCTGCGTCCCTACGCGGAGTTACTGGTCGACGGCTTTGGCATACCGGAGCAGCTTCGCTACGCCGAGATGCTGCATCCGGAAAACATCATCGACACATAG
- the dnaG gene encoding DNA primase — protein sequence MAGRIPDRDIAAIRERVRIEEVVGDYVQLRRAGADSLKGLCPFHDEKSPSFHVRPNHGHFHCFGCGEGGDVYAFVQKIEHVSFVEAVELLADRVGYTVTYTGGSTTNVQRDRGSRSRLLAANAAAQEFYAEALKSDEAAPAREYLIERNFDADAAARFGCGFAPSGWETLTKHLMRKGFEFKELEAAGLSREGRRGPMDRFHRRLLWPIRASGGEVIGFGARRIFDDDQMEAKYINTPETVLYKKSSVLFGLDLAKRDIAKGHQAVVVEGYTDVMAMHLSGVTTAVASCGTAFGDEHLAMLRRLMMDDNFFRGELIYVFDGDAAGRAAAVKAFEGEQNLAGQSFVAVASEEKLAGMDPCDIRLHFGDGALRDLVARRTPLFEFAIRTALADHDLDSAEGRVNALRQCVPMVAGIKDSMLRDEYARRVAGWVGWADVAQVIGRVREEAQKRGMPERGGRRRAAAAEHGAPRQARPAVPKAERPDPADPTLWPQREALKSALQHPALAGPVFDSLTVESFTHPGYAAVRKAIDAAGGVAAGQSGGQWIDAVRGHAGSEAAAGLVNELGVETINVDDDEKMRRYIAGVMARLQEVWVGRQIAEVKSKLQRMSPVEQGDEYHALFGDLVAMEAYRRSLLEQASGDDLTA from the coding sequence GTGGCCGGCCGCATCCCCGATCGTGACATCGCGGCCATCCGTGAACGCGTACGCATCGAGGAGGTCGTCGGCGACTACGTGCAGTTGCGCCGGGCGGGTGCGGACTCGCTGAAGGGCCTCTGCCCGTTCCACGACGAGAAGTCTCCGTCGTTTCATGTGCGGCCCAACCACGGGCACTTCCACTGCTTCGGCTGCGGCGAGGGTGGCGACGTCTATGCCTTCGTCCAGAAGATCGAGCATGTCAGTTTCGTCGAGGCCGTCGAACTGCTGGCCGACCGCGTCGGCTACACCGTCACCTATACCGGCGGCTCGACGACCAACGTGCAGCGCGACCGCGGCAGTCGCAGCCGGCTGCTGGCGGCCAACGCCGCCGCCCAGGAGTTTTACGCCGAGGCGCTGAAGTCCGACGAGGCCGCACCGGCGCGCGAGTACCTGATCGAGCGCAACTTCGACGCGGACGCCGCGGCGAGGTTCGGCTGCGGTTTCGCCCCGTCGGGGTGGGAGACGCTGACAAAGCACTTGATGCGCAAGGGTTTTGAGTTCAAGGAGCTGGAGGCCGCGGGCTTGTCTCGCGAGGGCCGACGCGGCCCGATGGATCGCTTCCACCGTCGCCTGCTGTGGCCGATCCGCGCCAGCGGTGGGGAAGTGATCGGCTTCGGCGCCCGCCGGATCTTCGACGACGACCAGATGGAAGCGAAGTACATCAACACCCCGGAGACCGTGCTGTACAAGAAGTCGTCGGTGTTGTTCGGCCTCGATCTGGCCAAACGCGACATCGCCAAGGGACACCAGGCGGTCGTGGTCGAGGGCTACACCGACGTGATGGCGATGCACCTGTCCGGCGTGACGACGGCCGTCGCCTCCTGTGGCACCGCCTTCGGTGACGAGCACTTGGCGATGTTGCGGCGACTCATGATGGACGACAACTTCTTTCGCGGTGAGCTGATCTACGTTTTCGACGGTGACGCCGCAGGACGCGCCGCGGCGGTCAAGGCGTTCGAGGGTGAACAGAATCTCGCCGGGCAGTCGTTCGTCGCGGTGGCCTCAGAGGAGAAATTGGCCGGGATGGATCCGTGTGACATCCGGCTCCATTTCGGCGACGGGGCATTGCGGGATCTGGTGGCGCGACGCACGCCGCTGTTCGAGTTCGCCATTCGCACGGCCCTTGCCGACCATGACCTCGACAGCGCCGAAGGCCGGGTGAACGCCTTGCGGCAATGCGTGCCGATGGTCGCCGGCATCAAGGACAGCATGTTGCGCGACGAATACGCGCGCCGCGTGGCGGGCTGGGTCGGTTGGGCCGACGTCGCGCAGGTGATCGGCAGGGTGCGCGAGGAAGCGCAGAAGCGCGGTATGCCCGAGCGCGGTGGTCGGCGCCGCGCGGCTGCGGCAGAACACGGCGCACCACGGCAGGCGCGTCCTGCTGTGCCCAAGGCAGAGCGTCCCGATCCGGCCGATCCGACGCTGTGGCCGCAGCGCGAGGCGCTCAAGTCGGCGCTGCAACACCCGGCGCTGGCCGGTCCGGTGTTCGACTCGCTGACCGTCGAGAGCTTCACCCACCCCGGCTATGCCGCGGTCCGAAAGGCGATCGACGCCGCAGGGGGTGTGGCTGCGGGGCAGTCCGGCGGGCAGTGGATAGATGCGGTGCGCGGACATGCGGGGTCCGAGGCAGCCGCGGGCTTGGTCAACGAGCTCGGCGTGGAAACCATCAATGTCGACGACGACGAGAAGATGCGGCGCTACATCGCCGGAGTAATGGCGAGGCTGCAGGAAGTGTGGGTCGGACGGCAGATCGCCGAGGTCAAATCCAAGCTGCAGCGCATGTCGCCGGTTGAGCAGGGCGACGAGTATCACGCTCTGTTCGGGGACCTGGTCGCCATGGAGGCCTATCGCCGCAGCCTGCTGGAACAGGCCAGCGGCGACGACCTCACTGCGTGA
- a CDS encoding energy-coupling factor transporter transmembrane component T family protein — protein MTAPIANKRQRRPVVLLRPVPGNSAIHRLWAGTKLLMVAAIGILMTFYPGWVPIGAVAVLVLIAARIARIPRGVLPSIPGWLWILLFFGGLTATFAGGSPVIDVGSVEIGLGGLFNFLRITALSIVLLGLGAMVSWTTNVAEIAPAVAKLGRPLKALRIPVDEWAVALALALRAFPMLIDEFRVLYAARRLRPKEQAATRRGRFRAGMLELVDLLAAAVTVALRRADEMGDAITARGGVGQISASPSGPKAIDWWAFMIVGLVCATALALELTILGTSAVTR, from the coding sequence GTGACCGCGCCGATCGCGAACAAGCGGCAACGCAGGCCGGTGGTGCTGCTGCGCCCCGTACCGGGTAACAGCGCCATCCACCGGCTCTGGGCCGGAACGAAACTGCTCATGGTGGCGGCAATCGGCATCCTGATGACCTTCTATCCGGGGTGGGTTCCCATCGGTGCGGTTGCCGTGCTGGTGCTCATCGCCGCGCGAATCGCTCGGATACCCCGCGGCGTGCTGCCGTCCATCCCGGGCTGGCTCTGGATTTTGTTGTTCTTCGGCGGTCTCACAGCGACTTTCGCGGGTGGCAGCCCCGTGATCGACGTCGGTTCGGTCGAGATCGGACTGGGTGGGCTGTTCAACTTCCTGCGGATCACGGCGTTGTCGATCGTTCTGCTCGGCCTGGGCGCCATGGTGTCGTGGACGACCAACGTCGCCGAGATCGCCCCCGCCGTAGCTAAATTGGGCCGGCCGCTGAAGGCGCTGCGCATACCGGTCGATGAGTGGGCGGTGGCGCTGGCGTTGGCGCTGCGCGCATTTCCGATGCTGATCGACGAGTTCCGTGTCCTCTATGCGGCGCGCAGGTTGCGCCCCAAAGAGCAGGCGGCCACCAGGCGAGGGCGCTTCCGCGCCGGGATGCTCGAGCTTGTCGACCTGCTCGCGGCGGCAGTCACCGTTGCACTGCGACGGGCTGACGAGATGGGCGACGCGATCACCGCCCGCGGCGGCGTGGGACAGATCTCGGCGTCGCCGTCGGGCCCGAAGGCGATCGACTGGTGGGCATTCATGATCGTCGGTCTGGTGTGCGCGACGGCGCTCGCGCTGGAGTTGACGATTCTGGGCACCAGCGCCGTCACGAGGTGA
- a CDS encoding ATP-binding cassette domain-containing protein, with the protein MAVTGDSGVTRRSGALSPGELAQASVIAALSAATAIIAVVVPFAAGLSLLGTVPMGLLAYRYRLRVLLTATVAGAIIAFLIAGMGGFMTVMNCAYIGGLTGIIKRRGRGTLTVFLCSLVAGALSGVFVVAALAILTRLRHLIFESVTANVDGVAAIIARIPEMEGLAEQLKRDFATALDYWPLLFFASSVWSIVFVTLIGWWALSRVMSRLVAIPDVHKLESSADTGTIAPVPTQLHDVRFRYPNADHDALGPVSLNVVPGEHLAITGANGSGKTTLMLMLAGREPTSGTIDRPGGVGLGRLGGTAVIMQHPESQVLGTRVADDVVWGLPPGTTTDIPKLLGEVGLDGLAERDTGGLSGGELQRLAVAAALAREPSLLIADEVTSMVDQEGRGALMSVLSGLTKHHDMSLVHITHYNDEADAADRAVNLTGNGGAADNTDMVETASAPPATVTGYHHADKPVLELRGVNHEYGSGTPWAAMALRDITFTVNEGDGLLIHGLNGSGKSTLAWIMAGLTVPTGGSCLLDGAPVSDQVGAVAISFQAARLQLMRGRVDLEIASAAGFSPRDRKRVSEALATVGLDKALAKRRIDQLSGGQMRRVVLAGLLARQPRALILDEPLAGLDAASQRGLLRLLGELRRHFGLTIVIISHDFSGLEDVCPRTLHLQNGVVAATPTVAGDRS; encoded by the coding sequence ATGGCCGTGACCGGGGATTCGGGCGTGACTCGACGTTCCGGCGCGCTGAGCCCGGGTGAACTGGCCCAGGCGTCGGTCATCGCGGCGCTGTCCGCGGCCACGGCGATCATTGCCGTCGTCGTTCCGTTCGCCGCGGGTCTGTCGTTGCTCGGCACCGTCCCGATGGGTTTGCTGGCCTACCGCTATCGGCTGCGCGTGCTGCTCACCGCCACTGTGGCCGGTGCGATCATCGCGTTTCTGATCGCCGGCATGGGCGGCTTCATGACCGTCATGAACTGCGCCTACATCGGTGGCTTGACCGGCATCATCAAGCGCCGCGGACGCGGCACGCTGACCGTCTTCCTGTGTTCATTGGTCGCCGGGGCGCTCTCTGGCGTATTCGTCGTCGCGGCGCTGGCGATCCTGACGCGCCTGCGCCATCTCATCTTCGAATCGGTAACCGCCAACGTCGACGGAGTCGCCGCGATCATCGCGCGCATCCCCGAAATGGAGGGTTTGGCCGAGCAGCTCAAGCGCGACTTCGCCACCGCGCTGGACTATTGGCCGTTGCTGTTCTTCGCATCCTCGGTGTGGTCCATCGTCTTCGTCACGCTCATCGGGTGGTGGGCGCTGTCGCGGGTGATGTCGCGACTGGTCGCCATCCCCGACGTGCACAAGCTCGAATCCTCCGCCGACACCGGAACCATCGCCCCTGTACCGACGCAGTTGCACGACGTCCGCTTCCGTTATCCGAACGCCGACCACGACGCGCTGGGTCCGGTATCGCTGAACGTCGTACCCGGTGAGCATCTCGCGATCACCGGCGCGAACGGTTCGGGCAAGACGACGTTGATGCTGATGCTGGCCGGCCGCGAACCGACGTCGGGCACCATCGACCGGCCCGGCGGCGTCGGGCTCGGCCGGCTCGGCGGTACGGCGGTGATCATGCAGCACCCCGAGAGTCAGGTGCTCGGCACCCGGGTCGCCGACGACGTGGTGTGGGGCCTGCCGCCGGGGACGACCACGGACATCCCCAAGCTGCTCGGCGAGGTCGGGCTGGACGGGCTCGCCGAGCGCGACACGGGCGGTCTGTCGGGCGGTGAGCTGCAGCGGCTCGCCGTCGCGGCGGCGCTGGCCCGTGAACCGTCGCTGCTGATCGCCGACGAGGTGACCAGCATGGTCGACCAGGAGGGTCGGGGCGCGCTGATGTCGGTGTTATCCGGGTTGACGAAGCATCACGACATGTCGCTGGTGCACATCACCCACTACAACGACGAGGCGGATGCCGCGGACCGCGCCGTCAATCTGACCGGCAACGGTGGCGCCGCCGACAACACCGACATGGTGGAAACCGCGTCGGCGCCGCCCGCTACCGTCACCGGCTACCACCACGCCGACAAGCCAGTGCTCGAACTCCGTGGGGTCAATCACGAATACGGCAGCGGAACACCGTGGGCTGCAATGGCGCTGCGCGACATCACCTTCACCGTCAACGAGGGCGACGGGTTGCTGATCCACGGGCTCAACGGATCCGGGAAGTCGACGTTGGCATGGATCATGGCGGGACTCACTGTCCCGACCGGCGGCAGCTGTCTGCTCGATGGTGCGCCGGTGTCCGATCAGGTTGGTGCCGTTGCCATCTCCTTCCAGGCGGCCCGCCTGCAGCTGATGCGCGGCCGGGTGGATCTCGAGATCGCATCTGCGGCCGGGTTCTCCCCGCGTGACCGCAAGCGGGTGAGCGAGGCGCTGGCCACCGTCGGCCTGGACAAGGCGCTGGCGAAGCGGCGCATCGACCAACTGAGCGGCGGCCAGATGCGCCGTGTGGTGCTGGCCGGGCTGCTGGCGCGCCAGCCTCGTGCGCTCATCCTCGACGAGCCGCTTGCCGGGCTGGATGCGGCGAGTCAGCGTGGGCTGCTGCGGCTCCTGGGTGAGCTGCGACGCCACTTCGGGCTGACCATCGTCATCATCTCCCACGACTTCTCGGGCCTCGAGGACGTGTGCCCACGCACTCTGCATCTGCAAAACGGGGTGGTGGCGGCGACGCCGACGGTGGCGGGAGACAGATCGTGA
- a CDS encoding VIT1/CCC1 transporter family protein, producing MSAPTGVPHMSSHRHADVTGGWLRAATFGAMDGLVSNTALIAGVAAAASAHTVVISGVAGLLAGAFSMALGEYTSVATANEQIESEVIVERRAFEKHPQAEKAELVAMLMDMGMTRETASKAAEEVHRDEKVALNFHLVQELGVDPREKPSPWVAAGSSFVMFAIGAIIPLIPYLLGVESLWPGLLCGGLGLLIAGGLAARFTKRPLWFGSLRQLAFGAIAIAATYAVGSLVGTVIA from the coding sequence ATGTCCGCACCGACCGGCGTTCCGCACATGTCGTCACACCGGCACGCCGATGTGACCGGGGGCTGGCTGCGCGCGGCCACGTTCGGGGCGATGGACGGCCTTGTCAGCAACACCGCCCTCATCGCGGGTGTCGCCGCCGCGGCCAGCGCGCACACCGTCGTGATCAGCGGCGTGGCCGGGCTGTTGGCCGGCGCGTTCTCGATGGCGCTGGGGGAGTACACCTCGGTGGCGACGGCCAACGAGCAGATCGAGTCCGAGGTCATCGTCGAGCGACGCGCGTTTGAAAAGCACCCGCAGGCCGAAAAGGCCGAGTTGGTGGCGATGCTGATGGACATGGGGATGACCCGCGAAACCGCGAGCAAGGCCGCCGAGGAGGTCCACCGCGACGAGAAGGTCGCTCTGAACTTCCACCTCGTGCAGGAGCTCGGCGTCGACCCGCGTGAGAAGCCGTCGCCCTGGGTGGCCGCTGGCTCGTCGTTCGTCATGTTCGCGATCGGTGCGATCATTCCGCTGATCCCGTACCTACTCGGAGTCGAATCGCTGTGGCCGGGGCTGCTGTGTGGTGGTCTGGGGTTGCTCATTGCCGGTGGGCTGGCGGCCAGATTCACCAAGAGGCCGCTGTGGTTCGGGTCTCTGCGGCAGCTGGCATTCGGCGCTATAGCGATCGCGGCCACCTACGCAGTGGGAAGCCTCGTCGGTACAGTCATCGCGTGA
- a CDS encoding esterase-like activity of phytase family protein has product MRLRCSLLAAALFLSACSPASTLSTGLTYLGQVDFPASYLFDDTTVGGLSAITYDPGRQLYYIISDDRSARNPARFYTVRITLSDNRLIGVEWLDTTSLLDRSGAPFPPLSPDAMPPVIPPDPEGIAFDERRQQLYWSSEGERIVKDPNRPLLLDPWVRVAGLDGAFRGQYDLPPVLWISQQDTGPRTNNGLEGLTLTPSGNYLFAGMEDPGFNDGGLPTAEAGALTRVTRFDVSTGTASAQYAYPLDPITAPNGDANGLSDLVALDDDNFLVIERSHGAHNVARIYRASTAGADDILDRPSLADAPPTAMTKILVADLSTIPQVQNLDNVEGITLGPRLSDGRQVVVLVTDDNFSDDQTTQFYAFAME; this is encoded by the coding sequence ATGCGACTGCGGTGCAGCCTTTTGGCGGCCGCCCTGTTCCTTTCCGCCTGCAGTCCCGCATCCACGCTGTCGACAGGCTTGACCTACCTCGGGCAGGTCGACTTTCCGGCCAGCTACCTTTTCGATGACACGACGGTCGGGGGACTTTCGGCGATCACCTATGACCCGGGCCGTCAGCTCTACTACATCATCAGTGACGACCGCTCGGCGAGAAACCCCGCAAGGTTTTACACCGTCCGAATCACATTGAGCGACAACAGATTGATTGGTGTCGAGTGGCTCGATACCACCTCACTGCTGGACCGGTCCGGCGCACCTTTTCCCCCGCTGTCGCCCGATGCCATGCCTCCGGTGATCCCGCCGGACCCCGAGGGCATCGCGTTCGACGAGCGCCGCCAACAGCTGTACTGGTCCAGCGAGGGCGAGCGGATCGTCAAGGATCCGAACCGGCCGCTGCTGTTGGATCCGTGGGTTCGCGTCGCAGGACTCGACGGTGCGTTCCGCGGTCAATACGACCTGCCACCCGTGCTGTGGATATCGCAGCAGGACACGGGCCCCCGCACCAACAATGGTCTCGAGGGGCTGACGTTGACGCCGAGCGGCAACTATCTGTTCGCGGGAATGGAAGACCCAGGTTTCAACGACGGCGGTTTGCCGACCGCCGAGGCCGGTGCCCTCACCCGCGTCACCAGGTTCGACGTCTCGACGGGCACCGCCAGCGCGCAATACGCCTACCCGCTCGACCCGATCACCGCGCCGAACGGCGATGCGAACGGGCTGTCGGATCTCGTGGCGCTCGACGACGACAACTTTCTGGTCATCGAACGCTCGCACGGCGCCCACAATGTCGCGCGCATCTACCGGGCCAGCACCGCCGGCGCCGACGACATCTTGGACAGGCCGTCGCTCGCGGACGCGCCGCCGACGGCGATGACCAAGATTCTGGTGGCCGATCTGTCGACGATTCCCCAGGTGCAGAATCTGGACAACGTCGAGGGAATCACGTTGGGCCCCAGGCTGTCGGACGGCAGGCAGGTCGTAGTGCTCGTCACAGATGACAACTTCTCGGATGACCAGACGACGCAGTTCTATGCGTTCGCCATGGAGTGA
- a CDS encoding MFS transporter translates to MWRQPKAVWAVAFASVVAFMGIGLVDPILKPIADNLNASPSQVSLLFTSYMAVMGVAMLITGVVASRIGPKRTLLLGLVVIIAGAGLAGMSETVTEIVGWRALWGLGNALFIATALATIVNSARGSVAQAIILYEAALGVGIAVGPLVGGLLGSISWRGPFFGVSALMAFAVVVTAFLLPSTPPAGRATTLADPFRALRHRGLLGVAITALLYNFGFFTLLAFTPFPLDMSAHEIGLIFFGWGVALAFTSVVVAPRLQRRFGTVPTLLVNLLAMTATLAAMAVATENKTVLATCVVVAGLFIGVNNTLITETVMKAAPVERGVASAAYSFVRFSGAALAPWLAGVLGERVNVHAPYWVGAAAVLLAAGVLAISRSHLTGIDAEEKLDEVSEATAITVGSDS, encoded by the coding sequence ATGTGGCGTCAACCCAAAGCTGTTTGGGCCGTTGCCTTCGCGTCCGTCGTCGCGTTCATGGGTATCGGTCTGGTCGACCCGATTCTCAAGCCGATCGCCGACAACCTGAACGCGTCGCCGTCGCAGGTGTCGTTGTTATTCACCAGCTATATGGCGGTGATGGGCGTCGCGATGCTGATCACCGGCGTAGTGGCGAGCCGCATCGGCCCCAAACGCACTCTGCTGCTCGGGCTCGTGGTCATCATCGCGGGTGCCGGCCTGGCCGGCATGTCGGAAACGGTAACCGAAATCGTTGGCTGGCGGGCACTTTGGGGCCTGGGTAACGCGCTGTTCATCGCGACGGCGTTGGCGACGATCGTCAACTCCGCGCGCGGCTCGGTGGCGCAGGCGATCATCCTGTACGAGGCGGCGCTGGGTGTCGGCATCGCGGTCGGCCCGCTGGTCGGCGGTTTGCTCGGATCGATCTCGTGGCGCGGACCGTTCTTCGGGGTGTCGGCGTTGATGGCGTTCGCCGTCGTCGTCACGGCATTCCTGCTGCCGTCCACACCGCCCGCCGGACGTGCGACGACGCTGGCCGACCCGTTCCGTGCGCTGCGCCACCGCGGTCTGCTCGGCGTCGCAATCACCGCGCTGCTGTACAACTTCGGCTTCTTCACGCTGCTGGCCTTCACACCGTTTCCGCTCGACATGAGCGCGCACGAGATCGGGCTGATCTTCTTCGGTTGGGGTGTCGCGCTGGCGTTCACGTCGGTGGTCGTCGCGCCGCGGCTGCAACGCCGCTTCGGGACCGTGCCGACGCTGCTCGTGAATCTCTTGGCCATGACCGCGACTCTGGCGGCGATGGCCGTCGCCACCGAGAACAAGACCGTGCTGGCGACGTGTGTGGTGGTGGCGGGATTGTTCATCGGTGTCAACAACACGTTGATCACCGAGACCGTGATGAAGGCTGCGCCGGTCGAAAGAGGCGTCGCCTCAGCGGCTTACAGCTTCGTACGCTTCTCCGGTGCCGCATTGGCGCCGTGGCTCGCCGGCGTGCTCGGCGAACGGGTCAACGTCCATGCCCCGTACTGGGTCGGTGCGGCGGCGGTGCTGCTGGCAGCGGGTGTCCTGGCAATCAGCCGCTCCCATCTGACGGGTATCGACGCCGAGGAGAAACTCGACGAGGTCAGTGAGGCGACCGCGATCACCGTCGGCAGCGACAGCTGA
- a CDS encoding thiazole synthase, protein MLIRRTSPWILGTAMAAAIAHSAYATQIAQAFADAFEPDLDAWEHIPVGHATAELAS, encoded by the coding sequence ATGTTGATACGACGCACCTCACCCTGGATCCTCGGAACCGCGATGGCCGCAGCCATCGCTCATTCCGCATACGCCACGCAGATCGCTCAGGCTTTCGCCGACGCCTTCGAACCCGACCTCGACGCATGGGAGCACATCCCGGTGGGTCATGCCACCGCGGAGCTGGCCAGTTGA
- a CDS encoding DUF7155 family protein, translated as MTSTKNQARRLIAVGAFAVAAVAAPFAASALTSDAIENVALPPGCLAWFGNAEDGKCLGYSNGNGVNIGTPEFGFEGGNGSNGAGFSTGPLIPGRTITEPYAP; from the coding sequence GTGACATCGACCAAGAACCAGGCACGTCGGCTCATTGCCGTAGGTGCGTTTGCGGTCGCCGCCGTCGCGGCGCCCTTCGCAGCGTCCGCGCTGACAAGCGATGCGATTGAGAATGTGGCACTGCCTCCCGGCTGTCTGGCGTGGTTCGGCAACGCGGAAGATGGCAAGTGCCTGGGTTACTCCAACGGCAACGGAGTGAACATCGGTACCCCGGAATTCGGGTTCGAAGGCGGCAACGGATCGAACGGCGCGGGCTTCTCCACCGGCCCCCTGATCCCGGGCCGCACCATCACCGAGCCATACGCGCCCTAA
- a CDS encoding MarR family winged helix-turn-helix transcriptional regulator produces MTQTLGADLLHVVARINRLATQRARLPLPFAQARLLSTIEDKGPTRISDLAVLDHCSQPTMTTQVRRLEDGGYVSRTVDPDDARAVLVQITSKGVETLRQVRVDREAAIEPYLERLDASDRQALSEAVRILRGLLADAASPTAAK; encoded by the coding sequence ATGACTCAGACCCTCGGCGCCGACCTGCTGCATGTGGTCGCCCGGATCAACCGACTGGCCACGCAGCGCGCCCGGCTACCCCTGCCCTTCGCGCAGGCGCGGCTGCTGTCGACGATCGAAGACAAGGGGCCGACCCGGATATCGGATCTCGCGGTGCTGGATCACTGCTCGCAACCGACGATGACGACCCAGGTGCGCAGGCTCGAGGACGGGGGTTATGTGTCACGCACCGTCGACCCCGACGATGCGCGGGCCGTGTTGGTCCAGATCACGTCCAAGGGAGTCGAGACGCTGAGGCAGGTGCGCGTGGACCGCGAGGCCGCCATCGAGCCGTACCTGGAGCGTCTGGACGCGTCGGATCGGCAGGCGCTCAGCGAAGCAGTCCGTATATTGCGAGGGCTTCTCGCGGACGCGGCCTCACCCACCGCCGCCAAATAA